The following proteins are co-located in the candidate division WOR-3 bacterium genome:
- a CDS encoding SBBP repeat-containing protein, protein MRRISMVVLTAFFAGWAQNWVARYNGPANDDDIVAGMVCDEQGNVYVAGTSRGGTMGSDIVIIKYSPAGESLWAVRVDGGVHGDDEAKAVAYRNGRVVVTGSTAERDSQCTDIITLVYNTDGSQRLLATFGTTNSDDAGLAVAIDNSRNVYVAGFSTGATTGRDMRLLKYNADGSLAWISSYITAEDDYPVQVASPVYPDVFIAGNSGNSEDYVTLRVNGFNGDTVWTRRYDGPAGGRDEARGLVVDPDRNVYVTGVSHGLNTNADFTTIKYSANGGLVWVRRYNGTSDGVDRANSITLDSSGYIYVTGCSQSPDGDFDFATVKYDTSGVERWVRHYDDPAGGDDEARMVTAGQAGFIYVTGYSAGTATGSDYLTIGYSEDGSECGCYRYDGPAGGVDEAAAVLCAGSRVYVTGTSEGAGTGSDFATLGYEPAGVIEPLLTVGAISRSRLTVIRNGFYRADAEGALMDATGRQVMRVIPGINLLGEVHAGLYFVCAGTGNRKLTSVVVIK, encoded by the coding sequence GTGCGCCGGATTTCAATGGTAGTTCTGACCGCATTTTTTGCCGGCTGGGCGCAGAACTGGGTTGCCCGTTATAATGGACCGGCAAATGATGATGATATCGTTGCCGGCATGGTTTGTGATGAACAGGGCAATGTTTATGTTGCCGGAACGAGCCGGGGTGGGACAATGGGGAGCGATATTGTAATCATTAAATACAGTCCTGCCGGTGAATCGCTCTGGGCGGTAAGGGTGGACGGTGGTGTCCATGGTGACGATGAGGCAAAGGCAGTTGCTTATCGGAACGGCCGGGTGGTGGTTACCGGCAGCACCGCTGAACGCGATTCCCAGTGTACCGACATCATCACGCTGGTCTATAACACTGACGGCTCCCAGCGGCTGCTGGCGACCTTCGGTACCACCAACAGCGACGACGCCGGGCTGGCAGTTGCCATTGACAACAGCAGAAATGTCTATGTTGCCGGGTTTTCAACCGGTGCTACCACCGGCCGTGATATGAGACTGCTGAAATATAATGCCGACGGTTCGCTGGCGTGGATCAGCAGCTACATAACCGCCGAAGATGATTATCCGGTTCAGGTGGCAAGCCCGGTTTATCCGGATGTTTTTATTGCGGGCAACTCCGGCAACTCTGAGGATTATGTTACGCTCCGGGTGAACGGTTTTAACGGCGATACCGTCTGGACCAGAAGGTATGACGGCCCGGCGGGAGGCAGGGATGAAGCCCGCGGGCTGGTGGTTGATCCGGACCGGAATGTTTATGTGACAGGGGTCAGTCATGGCCTTAACACCAATGCCGACTTCACGACGATCAAGTACAGCGCAAACGGCGGGCTGGTCTGGGTGCGACGCTATAACGGAACCTCAGACGGGGTGGACCGGGCAAACAGTATTACCCTTGACAGCAGCGGTTATATCTATGTAACCGGTTGCAGCCAGAGTCCGGACGGTGATTTTGATTTCGCAACCGTCAAATATGACACCAGCGGTGTTGAGCGATGGGTGAGGCACTATGATGATCCGGCAGGAGGAGATGATGAAGCCCGGATGGTCACCGCCGGTCAGGCCGGTTTTATATATGTTACCGGTTATAGTGCCGGCACGGCCACGGGCAGTGATTATCTGACCATAGGATACAGTGAGGATGGGAGCGAGTGTGGATGCTACCGGTATGACGGTCCGGCAGGCGGTGTTGACGAGGCGGCTGCAGTGCTATGTGCTGGCAGCAGGGTTTATGTGACCGGCACAAGCGAGGGGGCGGGTACTGGCTCGGACTTTGCCACACTGGGTTATGAGCCCGCAGGCGTTATCGAGCCGTTACTCACCGTAGGTGCGATTTCCCGATCCCGGTTGACAGTGATCAGAAACGGTTTTTACCGGGCAGATGCCGAAGGGGCGCTGATGGATGCGACTGGAAGACAGGTGATGAGGGTCATTCCCGGAATAAACCTTCTCGGAGAAGTTCATGCCGGTCTGTATTTTGTGTGCGCCGGGACCGGCAACCGGAAGCTGACCAGCGTGGTAGTGATAAAATAG
- the ndk gene encoding nucleoside-diphosphate kinase produces MEQTLLVIKPDAVARGVIGEIITTIERAGLKIAGLVMRRLSRAEAEEFYAIHRGKDFFTGLVEFIISGPVVALLVEGENARQRVRELAGATDPAKAKPGTIRQRFGTSVRTNAVHAANPAEDVEREIRFFFGNLTQP; encoded by the coding sequence GTGGAGCAGACGCTGCTCGTGATCAAGCCGGATGCGGTGGCAAGGGGGGTGATCGGTGAGATCATCACCACGATTGAGCGTGCCGGACTGAAGATCGCCGGTCTGGTGATGCGCCGGCTCTCCCGTGCCGAGGCAGAGGAGTTCTATGCAATTCACCGGGGTAAGGATTTTTTTACCGGGCTGGTGGAGTTCATCATTTCCGGTCCGGTGGTTGCCCTGCTGGTTGAGGGTGAGAACGCCCGGCAGCGGGTAAGGGAGCTTGCCGGTGCGACCGATCCGGCAAAGGCAAAACCCGGGACGATCAGACAGCGGTTCGGGACTTCGGTCCGGACCAATGCGGTCCATGCTGCCAATCCGGCTGAGGATGTGGAGCGGGAGATCAGATTTTTCTTTGGTAATTTAACTCAACCGTAA
- a CDS encoding C25 family cysteine peptidase, whose translation MKRYAVLLVPVLLFAGMITKTLEFSPTELSITSVNGYDVVQLKNAGSVTEPGKPALPVVPVNVAVPANATVTGIEVIPLATEELAGSYRVHPAQEPVVLSAKSQPGFVPPDPQIYTRSEPFPGRFYDWNGYTGTMMGWRVCGFGVYPLQYEPASGRLTLYRRLQVRVSYQEGAVSPVRLSERQLVAFAPAVRSVVVNPEDVGGFAPEVRQTDQMDCDYAIITNATLAGSFQSLVDWRTKKGLYTRIFRTDSISARYPGRDLQEKIRNFIIDYWTNHGLIYVLLAGDNSLVPARRARCVVGTTTDDIPADLYYADLQWSWDGNRNNIFGEMSGDTVDLFYDLFLGRASVDNATQVSTFISKTLFYEKTPTTDYLQRMLLPYVMLWSSSGYSGRVVSETIAAKTPSGWTDAYIANPTTTTPMRDSINRGYHFCHAAAHGDDYGFYTESGTPIYTTSTASGQTNSTRPVILNSIACISGNFEAEDCLAEALMNNANGGAVATIMNSRYGWGTPPTMGPSEKLDCMFYDYYFIGDTVEIGRNHCSSKNVYGYIAQSQAVWRWCYYELNLFGDPALPLWNGAPGTMSAQNRDTITTGAQSFQVTVTSSGSPVVGALVCCYKPGEVHEVGYTNGSGVATVTINPLTTGTLYLTVSRKQYLPVEKMVVVVPGTPQPYITIIRTFVDDGGNNQLDPGETADLYVTVKNIGSAGATNVTGRLRTASGYITMSDSTASYGTLNANDTARGDRYRLTASASTPPGSQISFTLNIISNEGSWNPTFSLTVGTPQQPGQLWVNHDTGNCKLSVTALGSIGFTEPPSLDLGAGFSYPKTSASHLYYSSLLVGNSESYVVDRFYGRPASSINTDFQLVDSVRMIFPPQSGDEQFRAVLSDAAHSTPKNLRITQNSYMSAQPGYDDFVVLVYDIQNQGSSAVNGLYAGIFADFDVGADPTQNTVTSSEAKRFSYMRSASSANPCVGVKILEPQSFANLCAIDHARYVYPDSAMTEGMKFRILNGTVSQRNSNRSYDWSVGVSVGPFNLNPGASQRVAFAFVGGTSAADFEANADSAQSWYDNYLGIQAEEGGQRSPEFAGIRIVPNPLSSLVCLSYNLNQAGRVQVALYDITGRQVAGLLDRHLEPGRLELRWDASRLACGVYLVKITTPGGIDSQKLVIRR comes from the coding sequence ATGAAAAGGTATGCGGTGCTGCTCGTGCCGGTCCTGCTTTTTGCCGGCATGATTACGAAAACACTGGAGTTCAGCCCAACTGAGCTGAGCATTACCAGTGTCAACGGCTATGATGTGGTTCAGCTGAAAAATGCCGGTTCGGTTACCGAGCCGGGCAAGCCGGCGCTGCCGGTGGTGCCGGTGAATGTTGCTGTGCCGGCAAATGCAACGGTGACCGGGATTGAGGTTATTCCGCTGGCGACTGAGGAGCTTGCCGGCAGTTACCGGGTTCATCCGGCACAGGAGCCGGTGGTGCTTTCGGCAAAGAGCCAGCCCGGATTTGTTCCCCCGGACCCGCAGATTTATACCCGGAGTGAGCCGTTTCCGGGCAGGTTTTATGACTGGAACGGCTATACCGGCACGATGATGGGCTGGCGGGTGTGCGGTTTTGGAGTCTATCCACTCCAGTATGAGCCGGCGAGCGGGAGGCTGACTCTTTACCGGCGGCTGCAGGTGAGGGTCAGCTATCAGGAGGGGGCGGTCAGTCCGGTGCGGCTTTCCGAGCGCCAGCTGGTGGCGTTTGCGCCGGCGGTGCGCAGTGTTGTGGTCAATCCGGAGGATGTAGGCGGATTCGCACCCGAGGTCCGGCAGACGGATCAGATGGACTGCGATTATGCGATTATCACCAATGCGACACTGGCTGGCAGTTTTCAGAGTCTGGTTGACTGGCGGACGAAGAAGGGACTCTACACCCGCATCTTCCGCACCGACTCGATCAGTGCCCGCTATCCTGGTCGGGACCTGCAGGAGAAGATCCGGAATTTCATCATTGACTACTGGACCAATCACGGGCTGATCTATGTTCTGCTGGCGGGTGACAACTCACTGGTACCGGCACGCCGGGCAAGGTGTGTGGTCGGAACTACTACCGATGACATTCCGGCCGATCTCTATTATGCGGACCTGCAGTGGTCCTGGGACGGTAACCGGAATAACATCTTCGGCGAGATGAGCGGTGATACGGTGGATCTGTTCTACGACCTGTTTCTGGGCCGGGCATCGGTGGACAATGCGACCCAGGTGAGCACCTTTATCAGCAAGACGCTGTTTTATGAAAAGACGCCGACGACCGACTATTTGCAGCGGATGCTTCTTCCCTATGTGATGCTCTGGTCCTCATCCGGCTATTCGGGCCGGGTGGTCTCAGAGACGATTGCTGCCAAGACCCCATCCGGCTGGACCGATGCCTATATTGCCAACCCGACTACCACCACACCGATGCGGGATTCAATCAACCGGGGATATCATTTCTGTCATGCTGCTGCCCACGGCGATGATTACGGGTTTTACACCGAGAGCGGAACCCCGATTTACACGACCAGCACCGCAAGCGGTCAGACCAACTCGACCCGGCCGGTGATTCTGAACTCGATCGCCTGCATCTCGGGCAATTTTGAGGCTGAGGACTGTCTGGCTGAGGCGCTGATGAACAATGCTAATGGCGGGGCGGTTGCCACGATCATGAACTCCCGTTACGGCTGGGGAACACCACCGACCATGGGTCCGAGTGAGAAGCTGGACTGCATGTTTTATGACTATTACTTCATCGGCGATACGGTGGAGATCGGCAGAAATCACTGTTCAAGCAAGAATGTCTACGGTTACATTGCCCAGAGTCAGGCGGTGTGGCGCTGGTGCTATTATGAGCTGAATCTGTTCGGGGATCCGGCACTGCCGCTGTGGAATGGTGCACCGGGCACGATGAGCGCCCAGAACCGGGATACGATCACGACCGGTGCCCAGAGTTTTCAGGTGACGGTGACGAGCAGCGGTTCACCGGTGGTCGGCGCGCTGGTCTGCTGCTACAAGCCGGGAGAGGTGCATGAGGTCGGGTATACGAACGGCAGCGGGGTTGCGACGGTGACCATCAATCCGTTGACCACAGGGACGCTGTACCTCACGGTCAGCCGCAAGCAGTATCTGCCGGTGGAGAAGATGGTGGTGGTGGTGCCGGGCACACCTCAGCCGTATATCACCATTATCCGGACCTTTGTTGATGACGGGGGCAACAACCAGCTCGATCCGGGCGAGACCGCGGATCTCTATGTGACGGTGAAAAATATCGGCAGTGCCGGGGCAACAAATGTGACGGGCAGACTGCGCACCGCTTCGGGTTATATCACGATGAGCGATTCCACCGCCAGCTACGGGACGCTGAATGCCAATGACACCGCCCGGGGCGACCGATACCGATTGACCGCCAGCGCCTCAACACCGCCGGGCAGCCAGATCAGTTTCACGCTGAATATTATCAGCAACGAAGGCAGCTGGAATCCGACTTTCAGCCTGACGGTCGGCACACCCCAGCAGCCGGGACAGCTCTGGGTCAATCATGATACCGGCAACTGCAAGCTGAGCGTCACCGCGCTCGGTTCAATTGGGTTCACCGAACCGCCGAGTCTGGATCTTGGTGCCGGGTTCTCCTACCCGAAGACGAGCGCGAGTCATCTTTACTATTCAAGTCTGCTGGTGGGTAACAGCGAAAGTTATGTCGTGGACCGGTTCTACGGCCGGCCCGCCTCGAGCATCAATACCGATTTCCAGCTGGTGGACAGTGTGCGGATGATCTTCCCGCCGCAGTCCGGGGATGAGCAGTTCCGGGCGGTCCTGAGTGACGCCGCGCATTCAACCCCCAAAAACCTGCGCATAACTCAGAACAGCTATATGTCGGCACAGCCCGGCTATGATGATTTTGTCGTGCTGGTATATGATATTCAGAATCAGGGCTCAAGTGCGGTGAACGGTCTCTATGCCGGCATCTTTGCCGACTTTGATGTCGGAGCAGATCCGACCCAGAATACGGTGACAAGCAGTGAGGCCAAGCGGTTCAGCTACATGCGGTCCGCATCCAGCGCCAACCCCTGTGTCGGGGTGAAGATCCTTGAGCCGCAGTCTTTTGCCAACCTGTGTGCGATTGACCATGCGCGCTATGTTTATCCCGATTCGGCGATGACCGAGGGGATGAAGTTCCGGATTCTCAATGGCACGGTCAGTCAGCGCAACTCCAACCGCAGCTATGACTGGTCGGTCGGGGTTTCGGTCGGGCCTTTCAATCTCAACCCGGGTGCGAGCCAGCGGGTGGCGTTTGCCTTTGTCGGTGGCACCTCGGCAGCCGATTTTGAAGCCAATGCGGACAGCGCCCAGTCCTGGTATGACAACTATCTCGGGATTCAGGCGGAGGAAGGAGGACAGCGGAGTCCGGAATTTGCCGGTATCAGAATTGTTCCCAATCCGCTTTCCAGCCTGGTCTGCCTGAGTTACAACCTGAATCAGGCAGGACGGGTGCAGGTTGCACTCTATGACATCACCGGCCGGCAGGTTGCCGGTCTTCTTGACCGGCACCTGGAACCGGGCAGACTGGAGCTGCGCTGGGATGCGAGCCGGCTCGCCTGCGGAGTGTATCTGGTGAAGATTACTACACCCGGTGGCATAGATTCCCAGAAACTGGTGATCAGACGCTGA
- a CDS encoding VCBS repeat-containing protein: MNAMLVLLIVLQPGLKVEFTGTQTRVPGMLTITPADLPAGLPATDELQIMPGWPKKVTYNPQFGPARGATLADLDADGRLEVIMPSTAGQLHVWRYDGNYYPGWPKSFSYMGQYAAAAADIDRDGQIEIAICTRGMTSGGAVYVYDRNGNVKPGFPFTGLVNGNFADSPTLADIDGDDSLEIIVGERDWPIGHLHVLRYNGTRQPGAWPCSLDHVPALGAAVGDINLDGQAEIVYASYNSLYVLHPDGTILPGWPVTSPNGAKFSYQSPALADLDGDDTLEIIVAMHQGTQGVYVFRHNGTIMDGWPCPFPRWTYCPPTVADLYLNGELKVLCGLSGVVGGGASVLYALSADGSILPGFPVYQPNGDAAEGNITVADLDGDGDMEIIFTSNLLSNTDTLGYLYAVHHDGTPVSGWPLRPRGWTYLNGATVADVDGDDTMDIVAVSYDNANTMSVTIWETDVPWFRDRWQWPTYQFDMQRTGLYRHPVTGISEYHHNLPGYFRLVPGVARPGDHIRFQPAPLRSLPVRLYDRTGARISGLTAKTDGFVLPTCLAPGIYFVQTGTGQICQKLLITR, from the coding sequence ATGAACGCAATGCTTGTACTCCTGATTGTCCTGCAACCGGGATTGAAGGTTGAGTTCACCGGGACCCAAACCAGGGTGCCGGGTATGCTCACCATCACTCCGGCAGACCTGCCAGCAGGTCTGCCGGCAACCGACGAGCTCCAAATCATGCCCGGCTGGCCGAAAAAGGTAACCTACAATCCGCAGTTCGGACCGGCACGGGGCGCCACGCTGGCTGATCTTGACGCTGACGGCCGGCTTGAGGTGATCATGCCCTCAACTGCCGGACAGCTGCATGTCTGGCGCTACGATGGAAACTATTATCCCGGCTGGCCGAAAAGTTTTTCCTATATGGGCCAATATGCGGCGGCAGCAGCCGACATCGACCGGGACGGCCAGATTGAGATTGCCATCTGTACCCGGGGAATGACCAGCGGTGGTGCGGTCTATGTCTATGACCGCAACGGCAATGTCAAGCCCGGATTTCCCTTCACCGGTCTGGTCAATGGCAACTTTGCCGATTCACCCACACTGGCGGACATTGACGGCGATGATTCACTCGAGATCATCGTCGGCGAACGGGACTGGCCGATCGGTCATCTCCATGTCCTGCGTTACAACGGAACCCGTCAGCCCGGTGCCTGGCCCTGCTCGCTTGATCATGTACCTGCACTCGGCGCTGCGGTTGGCGATATCAACCTTGACGGTCAGGCGGAAATCGTCTACGCCTCCTATAACTCACTCTATGTCCTCCATCCTGACGGTACCATTCTGCCCGGCTGGCCTGTCACAAGTCCCAACGGCGCCAAGTTCTCCTACCAGTCACCCGCGCTTGCCGATCTTGATGGTGACGACACGCTGGAAATCATCGTCGCCATGCATCAGGGAACCCAGGGTGTCTATGTCTTCCGCCACAACGGCACGATTATGGACGGCTGGCCCTGCCCCTTCCCGCGCTGGACCTACTGTCCGCCCACGGTTGCTGATCTTTATCTCAACGGTGAGCTCAAGGTGCTGTGCGGTCTGTCCGGTGTGGTCGGTGGCGGTGCCTCGGTGCTCTATGCCCTGAGTGCTGACGGCTCAATCCTGCCCGGTTTCCCGGTTTATCAGCCCAACGGCGATGCGGCAGAGGGCAACATCACCGTTGCCGACCTTGACGGAGACGGCGACATGGAAATAATTTTTACGAGCAATCTGCTCTCCAACACCGACACCCTCGGCTACCTCTATGCGGTCCATCATGACGGTACACCGGTGTCCGGCTGGCCCCTGCGGCCAAGGGGCTGGACCTATCTCAATGGTGCCACCGTCGCGGATGTTGACGGCGATGACACCATGGACATCGTTGCTGTCTCCTATGATAACGCCAATACGATGAGCGTCACCATCTGGGAAACCGATGTCCCCTGGTTCCGGGACCGGTGGCAGTGGCCCACCTACCAGTTTGACATGCAGCGCACCGGTCTTTACCGGCATCCCGTCACCGGCATCAGTGAATACCACCATAATCTGCCGGGATATTTCCGGCTGGTGCCGGGAGTTGCCCGTCCGGGTGATCACATCCGGTTCCAGCCGGCACCGCTGAGATCGCTGCCGGTCCGGCTTTATGACCGCACCGGTGCCCGCATTTCCGGTCTCACCGCCAAAACCGATGGATTTGTGCTCCCCACCTGCCTCGCACCCGGCATCTACTTTGTTCAGACAGGAACCGGTCAAATCTGCCAGAAACTGCTGATTACCAGGTAA
- a CDS encoding hydrogenase maturation nickel metallochaperone HypA yields MHEFAITSSLISQVIREAEKNGARRIRRITLLIGEHSSVVPECVRFYFDQLKDHPLLESAELEFRPAPLRLRCPKCGQEFGSVEEMCTCNAGAEITGGDELTVESIEIE; encoded by the coding sequence ATGCATGAGTTTGCCATTACCAGCAGCCTGATCAGTCAGGTAATCCGGGAAGCGGAAAAGAACGGTGCCCGCAGAATCCGGCGGATCACCCTGCTGATTGGGGAACATTCCTCAGTTGTCCCCGAATGTGTCCGGTTTTACTTTGACCAGCTCAAGGATCATCCGCTACTGGAAAGTGCCGAGCTGGAATTCAGACCGGCTCCGCTCCGCCTGCGCTGCCCGAAATGCGGACAGGAGTTCGGATCAGTTGAAGAAATGTGCACCTGCAATGCCGGTGCTGAAATCACCGGCGGTGATGAACTGACAGTTGAAAGCATTGAAATTGAGTAA